A part of Palaemon carinicauda isolate YSFRI2023 chromosome 8, ASM3689809v2, whole genome shotgun sequence genomic DNA contains:
- the LOC137645149 gene encoding aspartate and glycine-rich protein-like, producing the protein MNAPQDMVIHHYFDNGDFNDDDFDDDKFNDEDFNGEDFDNDDFNNEHFDNDDFINDDLPMKTPILPPNDFNDEDLPDDDFNDKDFHDDDFNDKDFDDDDNINDEDFHDNDFNDEDFHDNVFNDEEFHDVNFNDEDFHDHDFNDENLSQKDFNDEDFDNNDFNDNDFKDNAFDDNDFPDNDFNATT; encoded by the exons ATGAATGCCCCACAAGACATGGTTATCCATCACT ATTTCGACAATGGCGACTTCAACGACGATGACTTCGACGACGACAAGTTTAACGATGAAGACTTCAACGGAGAAGACTTCGACAACGACGACTTCAACAACGAACACTTCGACAACGACGACTTCATCAACGACGACTTACCAATGAAAACTCCCAT ACTTCCACCCAATGACTTCAATGACGAAGACTTACCCGACGATGACTTTAACGACAAAGACTTCCACGACGACGACTTCAATGACAAAGACTTCGACGATGACGACAACATCAACGACGAAGACTTCCACGACAATGACTTCAACGATGAAGACTTCCACGACAACGTCTTTAACGATGAAGAATTCCACGACGTCAACTTCAACGACGAAGACTTCCACGACCACGACTTCAACGACGAAAACTTAAGCCAAAAAGACTTCAATGACGAAGACTTCGACAATAACGACTTTAACGACAATGACTTCAAGGACAACGCCTTCGATGACAACGACTTCCCCGACAATGACTTCAATGCGACAACTTAA